The bacterium DNA window TGGCTTCTGCGAGTGATCCTTGATCGTCTTGATGAGTTTGGATTGGCTGATGGTTAAAGTAACAAGGTCTGTAAAGGCTCGATAGTTCAACCCCTCGAACTTCAGCGCGTGACCGTGCCGGAGTGAAACCCAGCGCAGGTATCCGATATGCAAGCCTTCTTCCAACAGCGTTTCTCGCACCTCTTTTCCGCTCTTCTTTTTGAATTCGTCATGCTTGTTTTCTGATCCCATCTCCAGCAAGAGTTTCTCCAGCGCCGGGGATTTCAGCATCATCGTTTCGAGGTCGTGAGTATCGGTGAGAAAAATGTTCGAGGAGGCGAAGTCCCGGCTCTCAAGCACGTCGAAATCGGCATCCACAATTGCCAGCGCGCCGACAAATTTGGCGCCTTCAAGAATCATCAAAACCTGAATGGCATTCTCTCGGTTGTGCGCGACGATTACACGACACTTTTCAGTATCCACCAGGCGCTTGTAAAACAGCGCATCTGTCTCACCTTCTACAACCAGGAAGGCTCCAACATAGATGGCGCGAGCCATCCGAATCTCGTTTGCGCGATCAGCGGGGGTGAGGAACTCTTTCATCGGGTCGGTCCCTTTAGCTCAACGGTTAAATCCCATCGGTCGTGGATTATCTGTGGCGAGTGAGTGGCTATCAAAACGTCAATTGAAGAAAGCTTGGTAATTTCCCGAAGATCTTCGAGAAACTGTTGCTGCCAGGCGACGTGCAGCGACAATTCCGGTTCATCAAGTAGGATCAGCGAGTCCGGTTCGACCCTGAACAGCAATTCGTAAAGCAAAACAAGCTCGTGCTGCTCGCCAGAAGACAACCGCCCTGCCGGTAAAGGTTGGCCATTCGGAGTCGTAAATATAAGTCCCTTCTCTTTACCGATAGACATTTTCTTGTAGAAGAATCGCTGGTTGATGATCTTTTTGAAGAGGTCTATTTTGGCCGCTAGCTTATCAAGGACACCGAGCTTTTTCTCCGTATCACTGATATAAACTGAAAGCACGCTTTTGGTGCGGTCGTCTACTTCCTGTTGAAGCTGGCCGTCTACGGCGTCATCGTTATCCAGGAGTCCGGCGCCCATCAAATGTGCTCTTTTTTCTTCAAGAGATCGTAGCTTTTGCTGCAATTCATAGCTGCTAAAGTTTGGGGCAGGCGTTTCTTTAATCACTCTCGCAGGGAATGTTCGATCAAGCGATTGTGAGACTTCACCATATTCAGCCAATGCAGCCTGAATGACTTCCGTTAGCTCCTTGGCATATCTGTCAGCTGTTATCTCTAAATTAATCCGATCATCCGGAGAAAAGAGACGACCTTGTTGCCGATCTAACACTTTCCTTTTGAGTAAACGATCAGCCCTGACGAAATGAATACTGACAGATTTTCTAAGTTCATTCAGCCATTCCGGTTCCCGTTCCCGGCTTTGTCGAATCGACTCCAACATTCCTAAACGATTTGCCCTGCGTTCGTAATTCTCCCCACCGTCGCTAGATTCTGGAGGGTAATCGTCATGCGCCGATTCAGCGGGAAGTTGTAATAGCAAAATACTGGCCTGCTCGGATTTTCCACCACTACCGGGCTTGGCAAAATAGACATCAGCTACAGGATTGGAACTACCTTTGAATGGCAGGAATTTTACATAGCTCCCGTCCTCAAAATCTATCCTGAATTCCTCGAAGGGGGTTGCCCGCCAGACTGCGTAGCGAAAATTGAAGAAACCATCCAGCATCCTGAGCATAATAGTTTTACCAAAACCATTCGGCCCGTGAATGATGGTAATCCGCTCTTCCATATTTAATGGAATAGAGTGATTGAAAATGCCGAATAGTTTTTTGACGGAGATTTCTTTAACTCGCATAAGCTCGTTCACTTTCTTGACGCATTGTTACCCATGTCCCACGAATGTTCGCACAAATTGTACGTACTGAAGTCACGACGAATCAATGTGATTAGCAATTGAACATTTCGGCAGAACTGTTTCTGGATACTGGAACGGACGCGATTGTATTCGCAGCGCGTGAACAAAGGCAATCGAGCGCAAATGCCTGTTGGACACCTTCGGACGCTGGATGGTTTTAATTCGTGATCGTCTCTCATTCTGCTATCATCTCCCCCGCGTCAGGGCATCATCAAAGCTCCTTAAACCTTGCAATGAGTGAAACGAAAGTGATCAACATTATCGGCGGCGGATTGGCCGGCTC harbors:
- a CDS encoding AAA family ATPase, yielding MRVKEISVKKLFGIFNHSIPLNMEERITIIHGPNGFGKTIMLRMLDGFFNFRYAVWRATPFEEFRIDFEDGSYVKFLPFKGSSNPVADVYFAKPGSGGKSEQASILLLQLPAESAHDDYPPESSDGGENYERRANRLGMLESIRQSREREPEWLNELRKSVSIHFVRADRLLKRKVLDRQQGRLFSPDDRINLEITADRYAKELTEVIQAALAEYGEVSQSLDRTFPARVIKETPAPNFSSYELQQKLRSLEEKRAHLMGAGLLDNDDAVDGQLQQEVDDRTKSVLSVYISDTEKKLGVLDKLAAKIDLFKKIINQRFFYKKMSIGKEKGLIFTTPNGQPLPAGRLSSGEQHELVLLYELLFRVEPDSLILLDEPELSLHVAWQQQFLEDLREITKLSSIDVLIATHSPQIIHDRWDLTVELKGPTR
- a CDS encoding DUF4435 domain-containing protein, with translation MKEFLTPADRANEIRMARAIYVGAFLVVEGETDALFYKRLVDTEKCRVIVAHNRENAIQVLMILEGAKFVGALAIVDADFDVLESRDFASSNIFLTDTHDLETMMLKSPALEKLLLEMGSENKHDEFKKKSGKEVRETLLEEGLHIGYLRWVSLRHGHALKFEGLNYRAFTDLVTLTISQSKLIKTIKDHSQKPQLLDHELQQQIETIRDETHDKWHVCCGHDLIGLLSVGLHKAFGSRNSKEIETEILERNLRLAYESAWFRDTRLYASIKEWEEINNAFQVFLMASGKPSEV